ATGAGCATGAATATGGCGCTCAGCCAGATTGAATCCGCACAATTAGAACCGCTGGCTATTTTAAAAAGTGCTGTGGCTCGAGTTGCAAGCATTGTCCAAAAACTTTCCGCTTCGTCAGAAAAACCGGAGGAACCTTCGGGCGTCGAAGCGCCAAAACTCACTTTGATGGAGCCATGGATCGTGAGTGTTCTTAATGAGCATCGTGTGCGAAAGCTCCCGACGCAAGAATTAAAAATCACCGGCCTGCACGCCACCCCTCATATTTGGAGCGTCGTTCAAGTGAATGAACTCCAGACCGCTCTTTCTAATATGATCAATAATGCGTTTGAGGCGGGGGCCACCGAAGTCTCACTACATCTGACAGAAGCTCCGAAGGAGTGGTCTTTGCAAGTCAAAGACAATGGCAAGGGCATTCCATCTGCTGTCGTTGAGAAAATCTTCGAGCGCAGTTTTACTTTTGGCAAAACCACCGGGACCGGATTAGGTCTTTATCAGGCCAAAGCCGCTGTGGAGTGGAGCGGGGGAACTCTTGAGGTCAGTTCGAGTGAAGGTCAGGGAACGACGTTTACGTTAAGATTGCCACGCGAAAAAAATCCTGCTTGGCTGCCTGCTTTTATCGAGCTTGAAAAAACGCAAACGATTCTTTTTGTTGATGATGATAAGAACGTGCTTAATGCCTGGCGAGATAAAGTGAGTCCGTTGGGAATCCATAACCCCTGTTTCTTTAGTTCTGTCCAAGAATTGGAAACTTATATCGGAACAAGTGCTTTGCCTGAGTCGGCTCTTATCGTGATCGATCAGAACTTAGGGGACGGCAAAAAAGGTTTGGATGTTTTGAAAGAACTTTCTTTGGGTCAAAGAGCTTATCTTTGTACATCTGAGTTCGATGAAAAATGGATTCAAGATCAAATTAAAAAATTAAACGGATATTTAATTCCTAAACCTTGGATATCCCAATTCGAGATCAGAGTGAGGACCTAAATGCGGATTCTTATTGTCGATGACGAAACTTTAGTACGTAAGACTATGCAATCACAAATCGCCGAACCGCACAGAGTTTTTCTTGCTGACGGAATCGATGAAGCGATGGAGGTCATGGACAAACAACTGATTGATCTCGTATTTACGGATCTTTCTCTGGATGATTCATCGGACCGCATCGGTTTGCAGTTGATTCAAGAAATCGCTAAGAACTATCCGACGACAGTGGTTGTCGCAATGACCGGTCATGATGAAGCGCACTTGGTTGAAGCTTGCATGAAGGCCGGAGCAGTTGATTACCTTGTGAAACCTTTTGACGCCAAAACTTTGGCGCAGGTTCTGCGTAAAGCACCGGTGCTGCATCGACTTTTGCGTCGTAATCAAACGTTGAAACATCAAGCAGGTTCCAAGCTTGTAACGCATATTAATCTCTATACGAAGTCGCCGGCTTTCAAAGCGGTTTTGGATACGGCAAAAAAAATTCGCGGCAGCGGGCAGTCGATTTTGATTCGCGGTGAAAGCGGGTCGGGTAAAGAAATCATGGCGCAATACCTGTGGAGCCTTGAAAGCGACAACTCCCGACCATTCATCGCTGTGAACTGCGGTGCGATTCCTTCCCATTTGGCAGAGTCCGAACTTTTCGGTCATAAAAAAGGTGCTTTTACTGGAGCAACGGAAACCCGCGCCGGTAAATTTGAAAGCGCCGATGGCGGCGATATTTTCCTGGATGAGTTGGCGACTCTTAGCATGGATTTGCAAGTGAAGCTTTTACGTGTTCTTAGCAGTGGCGATATTTATCCCGTAGGGCAAGATATCGGGCGTAAGGTTCAGTGTCGCACGATTGCTGCCACCAATGAAAATCTGGAAGAACTCATTAAAGAAAAGAAATTCAGAGAAGATTTATTCTTTAGAATTAAAAATTTCACAATCACGTTGCCGCCGCTTCGTGAGCGCAAAGAGGACATCTTGGATCTCGCCAATGAGTTTCTTCGCAACGGCAACTATCGTGATAAATATTTAAGTCCTGCTGCAGAGACCTTGTTGCTAAACTATGCGTGGCCCGGAAATATCCGCGAACTCAAGTCAGCGATCGAGGTTGCATGCGTTCTGGTCGAGGGAAATGAGATTCAACCTCCCGACCTGACTCCGCATCTTGTCCAGTCTGCGCCGGTGTATGAGGACGTTATTAAGAGCCATTCCCTTGATGAGATTGACGAAAAAGCGCTTGAAGGACGTTACAGTCATGTCGTGTCTGAATTCGAATTGAAGCTTATTGATTTTGCCCTTAAAAAGAAAGGTTCCGAGTCTGCAGCGGCTCGCTATCTGGGAGTGCCTCGCAGTACATTGGGAGATATTCGCCGACGCCTGCAAGGAATTAAAAAATAAATCCATAAAATGAGCTGACGGGTTCCCGGCAACTCCCGGGAACCCGTCATTCCCCTCTGCCGGAATCCCGGCAGGCACTTTCTCAAATCGAAATAAACACATTTTCACTCTAAAAACGGCTGGCACCGCCTGTGCTTTTTAGTCTGGCATCAGATCGACAATGAAGCCGGTCAAAAGGAGTGAGTTATGAAAGCGCAATATCAAACATTCATTAACAATCATGAAGTGACTATCGCAGGCAATGAGACCTTCAACAACGTTCTTGCTCTCAATGGTTTGTGCGAACGCGATGCCGTGAGATATCTGCAAATGGTCGTGCATGATTTCTACCCACAAACTTTCCGAATGACAGCTTTGGATTTAGGAGCGGGTCGCGGAGTTACCGCCATGACTTTGGCGGAACTTGGTTTCAATGTGGTGGCTTATGACATGTACAGAAACTCTATCGCCATCTTGCAAAGAATCGCTTTGCAGCAGGATTTGAATATCTCTTTCGGCATGGGGGGTATTTTGCACCTCGAGTCTTTAAATAAGAAGTTTGATCTTATCAATGACTGCGAAGGATTGACGAATCTTGTGAAGCCAGAAGATCGCGCTCGCTATCTTGAAGGTGTCAAAAATTCTTTGGCTGAGCACGGGAAATTCGTCATGACTGTGCAGGTTCAAAGCACTCAGTACACTCCCGAGGAGGGTTTTGAATCCGTGCGCCTGGATGAAAATCACGTCTTATGGAGAGAAACTCCCGAGTGTGACGTCCCTGGAGTCGTTGAAATGAACGGCAAATATTGGACGGCCCAAAAAAGAATCTGCCCCGCAGATGAAATCCGTCGCGAAGTGATGGCGGCAGGTTATACGATTCTTTCCGATGATTTGGAAATCCTTCCCGGTAACAATCCAGCCATTCTAAGACTTGTTCTTACTAGCACCCTCGGGTGCTAGTTTTTTTTCGAGGATGTTATGAACCACAAATTATTATTGTCACTGACACTTTTGCTTGCAGGTTGTTCGAATGGATCGGGCGGATTAAATCCGCAACCAAACCCAGCGCAATTCGTATATGTCTTAAATTCGGCGGAAAATTCGATCAGTCAATTCAAAGTCAAAGCCAGCGGGGAGCTTGCAGCGATCGCGCCTGCCGTGGCGACAGAAGATTATCCGCGTATCATGGTGATGGATAAAGTTCATAACACGGTTTACACCGCAAATCTGGGAAGCAGTTCGATCTCACAGTTCACCATCTCTGCAAATGGAAGTTTAAAACCCCTTGCGCCTTCCGTGAGTGTCGGCGCGATTCCCGAAGGACTTGTGATCGGACCGGGCAGCCGGTACGTCTATTCATTAAATGCTTCGGATAATACGATTTCGCAATACACGGTGGCCACCGACGGCGCTTTGACTTTAAAGGCGACAATTCCTCATGCAGACGGACCTGTCGCGATGGCGTTTTCGCCTTCGGGCGGCTTCGCTTATGTTGTGAACGATGCCATCGATGAAATTTCCCAGTATGCCGTCGACAGTGACGGTTCATTGACGGCGTTAAATCCCGCGACAGTGGCATCTTCGGGATGTCCTTCGGGACCGATTGCTTCAGCGACATCTCAAAATGGAAGCGAGCATGTTTATGTTCTTAGCTGCATAACGGATGAAGTCGAAGTGTTCGCGATCGCGGACGATGGGACGTTGTCTTCACAACAAACGATTAAAACGGGAGTGATGCCATCGGGCTTTGCGATCTCGGGTTCTAATATGTATGTAACGAACGTGGGGGACGCGACCGTTTCAATGTATGGCATTCAAGCGGATGGCACGTTGCAAGCTTTGCTGCAACCGACCGTGAGTGCCGGCATACAGCCTGAGTCTGTCGCCGTCAATACAACGGGAAGTTTCGCTTATGTACTCGATTCAGCAGAAGATAAAATTATTTCTTTCGCAAGAAACTTGACTGGAGAGCTAAGCCCTTCGACCAAAGGAACGGCCGTGTCGGGAGCGGGTTCGATTCAGATCGTCGTAAAATAACGCCTTAGCAATCGTATGAACTGACTTCGCTGGGCTCTAAAAGTTTTGCTGGAGAATTCTGATAAAGTTTTGTGCCGCCTTTGACAACTGATGCATGCCTTTGTGAACGAGATAGATTCGATATTCTATTTTCGAAGCCCACAGAGTTTTACTGACTTTTACACCGAGATGATTTTCAGCTACGAAATCGGGAACAAGACCTGTTCCCAGTCCCAGGCTAGCGTAATGAGCAATAACTTCCCAGCTTTCAACTTCAACAGCGATCTCAACGTTCTTTTTATATTGTTCTTTAAAAATCTTTTCCAACTCAAAGAGACCCGGGCTTTCGCGGGTTACGAGAAAGCGAGTAGCGTCTGTCGCGGTCTCACGGGAACTCCGAATACAATGAAAGTGTCCTTTGCGAAGAAGTTTCTTTTCCAGTCCCGTCATGCGGCCATCATCTATCACAAGGCCGAATTCGGCTTCTCCAGACTTAACGAGGTTTAAGATTTCTTGAGTTGAGCCAAACTCAAATGAGGGACGCACTTTGGGAAGTTCTTTTTGCAGTTCTTTTAAAGCCGACGGAAAAAGGTAATGAGCTACTTCGGGAGAAGTGGCAATACGCAAGGGACCCGAGACTTCGGACTTTTTTCCGCGAAGATCCGCGCGCAAGTTATCGACCTGTTCGAGCAGGGTGGTGGATTTTTCGAGTAAAATTTTCCCTTCTTCCGTCAATTTGAAACGGTTCCGCGTGTGAATAAGAAGGTCACAATCCAAAGCTTCTTCGAGTTTCCGAATGGCCTGACTGATCGCGGGCTGGCTGATCCCCAGTTTTTTCGCCGCTGCGGCGATACTCTGGAGCTCTGCTGCGGTTTTAAAGTATTTGAGGTGGTAAATATTGGGTTCGAGCATGGACCCTCGAGGGATATAATTTTTAGTTATAATTAAAATACAAATAATCCATTTTCATAATAGCCGCAATGATTTTATATAGGTCGTGTCAATAACAACATTTATGGAGATTTTATGAAATCTTATGTCGGTCTTTTTTTGGTGATGGCAAGTGCGTTTGTTTACTCAACGGCGTCCGCTTCAGGCCGTCAGTGCCAGGTGGAAGTTTCTGTTTCTGCAAAAGGCCGTGTAACTCACACGGTTGAATTAGAGGTGCGAGTAAAACCAGGATTGGATCTTGCTTCTTATGTGTACGAAGGCAAGATCGAAGGTTTTGAAGTTTATATTATGGAAGTGGACGGAAATTATTTTGCCTCTATTAAGTTCAACGGAGTTAAAACTTTCGCCGAAGGACAAGAGGGTGTGACGGCAAATCTTCGCACGACAAAACGCTCGTTGCAGCTGACTTGTCCGTCCCGTTAGGCCTAAGCCTTCTTGACGAATTCAGACTTGAGATTCATGGCTCCAAAGCCATCGATCTTACAGGAAATGTCATGCCCATCGCCTGCATCTGCCAGGCGAATGTTTTTAACCTTTGTTCCGACTTTTACGACGGACGAGGAACCTTTAACCTTTAGATCCTTGATCACGACGACAGTGTCGCCGTCTTGCAGAATATTGCCATTGGCATCTTTAATAACGTGCTCTGCAGGCTCAGAAGTTTCTTCGGAATTCGCTGAAGCATGAGCGCTCCACTCGTGACCGCATTCAGGGCAGACCCAAAGGTTGCCGTCTTGGTAAATATTTTCAGAACTGCATTGAGGGCATTTAGATTCGTTACTCATGTTGTAGTTGAACCATATCCGAGCCTTTTTGGCTATTTAAATTGCAATATTCATAGTAAGAAGGGCCATTTTTATTTATAATAGGACGAATCATTAAAGGACCTTCCATGAAACAAGCCGATATCACCAAAGTTCTAGCGCAGGACTATAAAACAACGAATGTTGATGAGCTCAATAAACTTCTTAAAGATAAAAACACAGAACAAGTGAAGTACAAAATCTCCGGGAAGACATTGGGCCATTTGGGGTTCACGGGTTTTATCAAAACGGTCGCTGCTGAAGGCCTTAAAGTTTTTGCTGTTAACAAAGTTTCTTTGCTTCGTTTCGAAGACATCGAAAAATTCGAAAAAGCGAAACCCAAGTCAGAAAGACCCCTTAAGGTCAAAAAAGACGCCGAAGAAAAATCTATGGATAAAGCGGCAGAGCCTTTTAATAAAAGAGACACTGTGTTCGCAGTAAATGACGATGGCTATGATGATCTTCGTCCTAAAAAATACAAAAAGAAAGCGGTGAAACCTTCGGGCAAAGCCGGCAGCAAATTTATTCCGAAGAAGTAAATCATGGATCAGGAAAAGACTCCTTATGAACTTCTTGGTGGAGAAGCCGTTTTAAGAAAACTCACCCAACGTTTTTATGAAGTGATGGACACTTTGCCTGAAGTGAAACCGCTGCGTGATATGCATCCAGGTAACTTGCAGGGCTCGGAAGAAAAGCTTTTTATGTTTTTATCAGGATGGTTAGGCGGTCCGAGTTTGTTTCAAGAGAAATACGGCCATCCGCGTTTACGTGCGCGCCATATGCCTTTTGAGATCGGAAAGTCGGAAAGAGATCAATGGATGTTGTGTATGGTTCACGCTTTCGACGATCTGCAAGTTCAAGAACCTCTGCGTTCTGAGCTTTTGCATTCGTTGTTGAGGCTTGCTGATCACATGCGCAATCAGCAAGAGCCTACTTAGATTCAAGACTTAGCTAAACGCTCAAAGCTTTGCGTCGGCTTAGTCGCAGCGGAAGACGCCAGCGGAAACCCTCCACGACTTTTTTAACGTCCTCAGCAGGTACCATTGAAATCATCGTAGCAATCATCACCCACTCGAACAGGGGAATGTTCATAGTGATTTCGATTCCAAGATGCAGACCGACACCGGCGAGCAATACCCAGTAACGAAGCTCGCGAACCCAGATCAATGTTCCTAAAGACAGCTCCACCGCTAAGGTCGACCACGTCAAAAATTTGATCACGGCCAGGTGATTCAATAAACCGAGCGGAACGCGAACGAACTCATCCAGACGGGTGGCGATGTAAACAGCTGTGCCGTCCACCCACGCAGCTCCTTTAAGTTTAAACATCACGGTCGCAATATAAATAACACAGATTTGGAGCTGCATAAGGCGCAGAGCCCACGGCGCTTTATCTTCAGGAATTTCCGGAGCCAGGCCGCGCAGACGAAGAAGCCAGCGGTCCAGCGACAGCCAATCTCCCGAGCGGGAAAGAAGCAGCAAGAAAAGAAAATTTCTGATAACCACGTCAGAGCTATTAAGAACAAAAATATTTCTGTTATGGAACGAGAGCAAAGTAAAGAGCGTGATGGCAATCGACGTTCTGGTGAAGAAGCCAAAGAGCATTCCGACAACGCCGACAAGATTCAGAAGCGCGAGGAAAACCGGAACGCTTTCTTTATTGGGAAGAAGCTCGAACAGATTAAAACGATAAGAATGTCCGTACTTAATAGCGGTCTTAAGTGACATGACTCCGTCGACGCCCCAGAAAAATTCCAGATTGTCCCAGATCGAAATCCAGTTAAAAAGTAAAATAATCCCTAAAGCCACGCGCAGAAGAGCCACGGTATGAACCGGCGCCGGTTTAAAAAAGAAATCATGAAGGGAATTAGTGATCGTTTTTAGCTTCATGTCTTAACTCCTGAGTAGGTTTGTATTGATAGACGGATTCTTTATTGAACACGGTACTAAGTTTGCCATGCTCAATAAACTGCTCCGTCGGAGGTTTGACGGTGTTTACGTGCCGATAGAATTGCACCGATGCGACAGTACGACCGCGACCGTGCGCCTCAATTTTATTAATCTCGCGTTCCAGAAAGCGTGAGAGATCCAACCAAAGCTCCGGTCTTTGCATCGGAATCAGATTTTCTTGCGAGAATTTTCTGACACGTTCCCCTGAGGTGAAACGTTCCCAAGAATCCAGACGGGAGGACCTTGGGAACGTCCATTTCTCAGTGGAACTGTCGTTAAATGTGATTTCTGCATCGATATAAGAGTTTGTCGGCGAAGGATTCGGAGCAAACATACTCCAAGGTTGGTCCAGTCCTAAAAAGACCTGATAGAGTTCCAACTTTTTTAGAATCCTCTGTCCAAACAAACTGCGATCGGGAAGACCGGCAATAATAACCATAGACAGATGGACGGCGATGAAAATGGAAATGATTGTTTTCCAGACGAGTCCCATAATTATGCTTCCTTACTCTTTAAGG
This region of Bdellovibrio sp. 22V genomic DNA includes:
- a CDS encoding sigma-54 dependent transcriptional regulator encodes the protein MRILIVDDETLVRKTMQSQIAEPHRVFLADGIDEAMEVMDKQLIDLVFTDLSLDDSSDRIGLQLIQEIAKNYPTTVVVAMTGHDEAHLVEACMKAGAVDYLVKPFDAKTLAQVLRKAPVLHRLLRRNQTLKHQAGSKLVTHINLYTKSPAFKAVLDTAKKIRGSGQSILIRGESGSGKEIMAQYLWSLESDNSRPFIAVNCGAIPSHLAESELFGHKKGAFTGATETRAGKFESADGGDIFLDELATLSMDLQVKLLRVLSSGDIYPVGQDIGRKVQCRTIAATNENLEELIKEKKFREDLFFRIKNFTITLPPLRERKEDILDLANEFLRNGNYRDKYLSPAAETLLLNYAWPGNIRELKSAIEVACVLVEGNEIQPPDLTPHLVQSAPVYEDVIKSHSLDEIDEKALEGRYSHVVSEFELKLIDFALKKKGSESAAARYLGVPRSTLGDIRRRLQGIKK
- a CDS encoding class I SAM-dependent methyltransferase gives rise to the protein MKAQYQTFINNHEVTIAGNETFNNVLALNGLCERDAVRYLQMVVHDFYPQTFRMTALDLGAGRGVTAMTLAELGFNVVAYDMYRNSIAILQRIALQQDLNISFGMGGILHLESLNKKFDLINDCEGLTNLVKPEDRARYLEGVKNSLAEHGKFVMTVQVQSTQYTPEEGFESVRLDENHVLWRETPECDVPGVVEMNGKYWTAQKRICPADEIRREVMAAGYTILSDDLEILPGNNPAILRLVLTSTLGC
- a CDS encoding beta-propeller fold lactonase family protein, giving the protein MNHKLLLSLTLLLAGCSNGSGGLNPQPNPAQFVYVLNSAENSISQFKVKASGELAAIAPAVATEDYPRIMVMDKVHNTVYTANLGSSSISQFTISANGSLKPLAPSVSVGAIPEGLVIGPGSRYVYSLNASDNTISQYTVATDGALTLKATIPHADGPVAMAFSPSGGFAYVVNDAIDEISQYAVDSDGSLTALNPATVASSGCPSGPIASATSQNGSEHVYVLSCITDEVEVFAIADDGTLSSQQTIKTGVMPSGFAISGSNMYVTNVGDATVSMYGIQADGTLQALLQPTVSAGIQPESVAVNTTGSFAYVLDSAEDKIISFARNLTGELSPSTKGTAVSGAGSIQIVVK
- a CDS encoding LysR family transcriptional regulator, whose protein sequence is MLEPNIYHLKYFKTAAELQSIAAAAKKLGISQPAISQAIRKLEEALDCDLLIHTRNRFKLTEEGKILLEKSTTLLEQVDNLRADLRGKKSEVSGPLRIATSPEVAHYLFPSALKELQKELPKVRPSFEFGSTQEILNLVKSGEAEFGLVIDDGRMTGLEKKLLRKGHFHCIRSSRETATDATRFLVTRESPGLFELEKIFKEQYKKNVEIAVEVESWEVIAHYASLGLGTGLVPDFVAENHLGVKVSKTLWASKIEYRIYLVHKGMHQLSKAAQNFIRILQQNF
- a CDS encoding zinc ribbon domain-containing protein YjdM, producing the protein MSNESKCPQCSSENIYQDGNLWVCPECGHEWSAHASANSEETSEPAEHVIKDANGNILQDGDTVVVIKDLKVKGSSSVVKVGTKVKNIRLADAGDGHDISCKIDGFGAMNLKSEFVKKA
- a CDS encoding group II truncated hemoglobin, with protein sequence MDQEKTPYELLGGEAVLRKLTQRFYEVMDTLPEVKPLRDMHPGNLQGSEEKLFMFLSGWLGGPSLFQEKYGHPRLRARHMPFEIGKSERDQWMLCMVHAFDDLQVQEPLRSELLHSLLRLADHMRNQQEPT
- a CDS encoding HTTM domain-containing protein, giving the protein MKLKTITNSLHDFFFKPAPVHTVALLRVALGIILLFNWISIWDNLEFFWGVDGVMSLKTAIKYGHSYRFNLFELLPNKESVPVFLALLNLVGVVGMLFGFFTRTSIAITLFTLLSFHNRNIFVLNSSDVVIRNFLFLLLLSRSGDWLSLDRWLLRLRGLAPEIPEDKAPWALRLMQLQICVIYIATVMFKLKGAAWVDGTAVYIATRLDEFVRVPLGLLNHLAVIKFLTWSTLAVELSLGTLIWVRELRYWVLLAGVGLHLGIEITMNIPLFEWVMIATMISMVPAEDVKKVVEGFRWRLPLRLSRRKALSV